The stretch of DNA CATCTTCGGAATGGACATCCGGGCCGTGGGAAAGGGTTTTGAGGAATACAAAATCCGGGGAGGCAACCAGTCGGGAATCAGCTATGTTCGCGGCCGGGTGGCGGAGATTACAGAAGGACCTTACCGGAATCCGGTGGTAACCTATGAGGATACCCGGGAGAGAAAGGTCATTTCCCAGGATTTCGATCTGGTGATTTTAGCCACCGCCTGCGCCCCCAGCGAGGGGGTGGACCGCCTGGCAGAGATACTGGGGATCGAACTGAACCGGTTCGGGTTCTTCAAGACCGGGACGTCACAGCCTGTGGATACGACCCGGCCGGGCGTTTTCACCTGTGGTTGCGCCCACGGACCGATGGATATTCCGGAATCGGTGGCCCAGGCCAGCGCGGCCGCGGCCCGGGCCGCGCAGATCGTGTCAGCGGCCAACCTGCGGAAGGCGTCTTGAAATTGAAAAATTGGAAGTGAAAATTGAAAAAGATAGACCCTGGCGCTGACGAGCAGGCGCTGACATGGAGATCGTTACCAAGATGAGTGGAAAAAAGCCTCAAGCAGACGAGTTGCGGATCGGCGTATTTATCTGCGACTGCGGCTCCAATATCGCCGGACATCTGGATTGCGCTTCGGTTACGGATTATGCCTCCAACTTGCCTGGAGTGGTGTATGCCAAAGAAAACCTGTACACCTGTTCCGAGGCCGGGATCGGAGAGATTCAGAAGGGTATCAAGGAACAGAATCTGAACCGGGTTGTGGTGGCATCCTGCTCCCCGCGCACACATCAGCCCCTCTTTCAGAACTCCTGTGCCGCGGCCCAGCTGAACCCTTACCTGTTTGAGATGGTGAACATCAGGGATCAGTGTTCCTGGGTCCACATGCAGGAGCGGGAAGATGCCACCCTGAAGGCAAAAGACCTGGTGCGGATGGGGGTATCCAAAGCGGCCTTTCTGGAACCCCAGCAGGACATCGAGGCCTCACTGATTCCCAGGGTGCTGGTGATCGGCGGGGGCGTTGCCGGTCTGTCTGCGGCAGGGAGCCTGGCGGACATGGGCCTGGAGGTGGTTCTGGTGGAAAAGGAGACAGAAGCAGGGGGGCTCCTCAGACAGATCAACCGGTTGGCCCCCCATGGGGAAAAGGCCGCTGACCGCGTTTTGCAGATGACGGAATCCATCAAGGCCAATCCCAATGCCACGCTTTACCTCGGTTCACGGGTGGAAGAGGTGGGGGGGTACATCGGCAATTTTGAGATTACCATCCGTCCCGATGGGGGCGATGCGATTCATGAAAAGGTGGGGTGTATTGTCGTGGCCACCGGGGCCGTTCCCCTGAAGCCGGAAGGTCTGTACGGGTATGACGGGGCCGGGGTCGTCACCCAGATGGAGTTGGAGCAACGTCTCTTATCCGGTGCAATGGACGCCCGGCGGGTGGTGATGATCCAGTGCGTGGGGGCCCGTTCTCCGGAGAGGGAATACTGTTCCAGGATCTGTTGCCGGACCGCGGTCAAGAACGCCCGGCTGATCAAGGAGCAGAATCCGGAGGCGGACGTTCATATCCTCTACAGGGACATGCAGATGTACGGGACGGAAAATGAACAGATGCTCTGGGACGCCAGGGGGGAAGGGGTCCGGTTCGATGTATTTTCACCGGATCGGCCGCCAATGGTGGCGGAGGACAGAGTCCGGTTCTATCGGCCGCTTACAGGGGAAATGACGGAGATTCCCTGTGACCTGGTGGTCCTGTCCACGCCTTTGGTGCCGAGAGAGGGGGCCCAGGCCCTGTCTCAACTCCTGAGGGTCCCGGTGGACCAGAACGGTTTTTTCTTGGAAGCCCATGCCAAGCTGAGGCCCCTTGATTTTGCCACGGACGGTATTTTCGTATGCGGATCGGCCCGATACCCGGCAAATGTGGAAGAGGCCGTGTCCCAGGGGTTGGGGGCGTCTTCAAGGATCGCCACCATTTTGTTCAAGGACAAGCTCATCACCAGCGCCATTGTGGCCGAGATCGATCCGGAATCCTGTGTCGGGTGCATGGGATGCATGGAAATGTGCCCTTACGAGGCGATCACGTATCTCCCTGAAAAGAATATTTGCGAGGTCAACACCGTCCTGTGCAAGGGGTGCGGATGCTGCGCCGCCACCTGCCCGTCGCAGAGTGCCAGGCTCAAGGGATTCAAGCCGGAGCAGCTTCTGGCGCAGATACGGGCGGTGTAACCGGATACCGGGTGCTGGACAGTGAATGAAAGCCGGACTTCAATCTAAACTCAACGCTCATAAGAGGATGATTCATGACCGAAAACAGTTTTGAGCCCAAGATCATATGCTTTTTGTGCACCTGGTGAGCATACGCTGCTGCTGACCTGGCTGGGGTCAGTCGACTGCAGTATCCCACGAACATCCGGACCGTCCGGGTGATGTGTTCTGCGAGCGTTTCGCCGCACCATATCCTGAGGGCGTTTCAACAGGGGGTGGACGGCGTTTTTGTGGGCGGGTGACACCTGGGTGAATGCCATTACCTGTATGGTAATTACGCAACAGATAAGCGGATAAGATTTCTCCGAAAGCTTCTGGGGTTCAGCGGGATCGAGGAAGACCGGTTGCGCGCCCGATGGATCTCTTCGGCCGAGGGGCCTGAATTCGCTGAAGAGATACGGGATTTTGTCGAAACCCTGAGGGGGCTGGGCCCTTCACCCGTAAAAGAGGTGGAATCCCGCTTGAAAACGGCCCTGGCCGCTTAATCATAGGCCTTTATAATGCGGATTTCCGAAACCAATCCCGCCCAGGCGGGACTCACACAAAGCCACGAAGCCGCAAAGGGGTTTTGTTTTTCTTTCTGTCTCTGTGCCCCTGTGTGACAAATTGTTGGTCTTGGGTTATTAAGGTGGCGATATGATCGAAAAGGTGAAAGAACGGGTCAGAGATCTCCTGGCATCCGGGGAGGTCCAGGGATTTCTAGGCTTGAGTAACAAATACGGAAACACAGGTCCTCACCTGTTTTGCGACGGGGAAGACCTGGACAATCTGGTCATCGGGGATTGGAGGGCGCCGGGAGATGCCCGGTACTCCCTCAACAAACAGCTCATCCATATTGCCCGAAAACATCCTGAGCATGTCTTTGGTGTGCTGGTGCGAGGATGCGATGAACGGGGGTTGAAGGTCCTGTACACCTGGAACCAGCTCAATCCGGAAAAGGTGGTCCCGGTGGGCATCGCCTGCGTTCAGGAACTGGCTGAGGCCTGTGAATGTTCAAAGCCCTTTCCGGATGAATTGGTGGCCGGTGAAAAGGCCGACGGATGTATCGCCGAATCGGTGGCCCGGTTGGACGCCCTGGATGTGGCCGGGCGCTTTGACGCGTGGCTGAAGGAATTTTCAAAATGCATCAAATGCTACGGGTGCAGGGATGTCTGTCCCATGTGTTTCTGCAATGACTGCACGCTTGAAGACGACGGCCTGGTGAGCAGCGGGGCCATCCCGCCCGAGATCCCCATGTTCCATCTGACCCGGGCCGTGCATATGGTGGGCCGGTGCATCGATTGCGGCCTTTGCAATGAGGCCTGTCCTGCCGATATTCCGCTCAGGACCCTGTACAAGAAGGTGGCGGATATCGTGGATGAGGAATTCCATTACCGGCCGGGACAGGAGCTGCACGCAAAATCGCCCTTCAATATTCTGATGCAGCCGTCATCCACCGATTGATTCATATCAATCACCCCTCCGGCAAGGGCGAGTAACCGGAAAGAGAGGAAGGTTTATTTACATGGACTACCGGACTGTGCTGACCACGTGCACCTATTGCGGCTGCGGCTGTAATTTTTACCTGGAGGTGCTTGACGGTCAGGTCATCGATACGATCCCCTGCAAGACCCATCCCGTGAACGAGGGAAAACTCTGCATCAAGGGATGGAACGTTCATGAGTTTATACAAAGTCCCCGGCGGCTGACACGGCCGCTCCTCCGCAAGGACGGGGTCCTCAAAGAAGTGGACTGGGACGAGGCCATCGATTATACGGCTTCCAGGCTCAAGGCGATCAAGGAGGCCGACGGCGCCGACAGCATCGCCTTTCTCACCTCCGCAAAGGTAACCAATGAGGAGAATTATCTCCTCCAGAAGTTCGCACGGGCCGGGGTGGGCACCAACAGCGTGGATCACTGCGCGCGTCTCTGACACTCCTCCACGGTGGCAGGTCTTGCCGCCGCGTTCGGGAGTGGGGCCATGACCAATTCAATATCTGAAATTGAAGACGCGGACTGTGTCTTCATCATCGGATCCAATACCACTTCTTCTCATCCCCTGGTGGCCACACGCATCTTCCGGGCCAAGAAAAAAGGGGCCAGGATTATCGTTGCCGATCCCCGGACGATCCAGCTATCCTCGTTGGCGGATATTACGGTTCGCCATAAGCTGGGGACCGACGTGGCCCTGTTAAACGGCATCATGCATGTCATCCTCGAAAAGGGATGGCACAATCTCTCCTTTATTCAGGAGCGGACCGAGGAATTTGAGGCGTTTTCAAAGGTCATTAAAGACTACCCGCCGGAAAAGGCCGCCGAGATTACAGGAGTGGCCGCCGAAGACATCCTCCGGATGGCCGAACTCTATGCCAAGGCCGAAACCGCCTCCATTGTCTACTGCATGGGGATCACCCAGCACACCACCGGAGTGGACAATGTCAAGACCCTGGCCAATCTGGCCATGCTCACGGGAAATGTGGGGAGGGAATCCACCGGCGTCAACCCGCTCCGCGGGCAGAACAATGTTCAGGGGGCCTGTGACATGGGAGGGCTCCCCAATGTTTACCCCGGGTATCAGCCGGTAAATATGGTGGATATTCAGAAGAAATTCGAAAGCGCCTGGAATGCCGCACTGTCGGACAAGGTGGGTCGGACGGTCCCTCAAATGCTCACAGGGCTGGCAGACGGATCGGTCAAGGCATTGTATGTCATGGGTGAAAATCCGATACAGAGCGATCCCGATACCGAGCATGTCAAAAAGGCCCTGGAGGCTGCTGAACTCCTGATCGTCCAGGACATCTTTCTCACCCCCACTGCCGAACTGGCCCATGTGGTCCTCCCCGGGACCTCTTTTGCGGAAAAAGACGGCACGTTCAGCAATACCGAGAGGCGCGTGATGCGGGTCCGGCAGGCCGTCGATCCGGTGGGGGACTCCCGTCCCGATTGGCGGATCATCCAGGAGGTTTCCAACCGATTCGGCTATCCCATGAACTATGCCTCGCCCGAAGCCGTGATGCAGGAGATTGCCTCTCTGACGCCGTCGTACGGCGGGATCACCTATGATCGCCTGGAGGGTGAGGGGCTTCAATGGCCCTGCCCACATGCGGATCATCCCGGAACCCGATATCTGCATGAGGGGGTGTTCTCAAGGGGAAAGGGACTGTTTCATCCGATTGAATACAGGCCCCCGGCAGAAATCGTGGACGAGGAATTTCCGCTCTGGCTTTCCACCGGGAGGGTCTTTGCCCATTACCACACCGCCACCATGACCCGGAATTCCCCCTCCCTGGATGCCGAGATCCGGGAAGGATTTCTGGAGGTCCACCCCGAAGACGCGGACAAATTAGGGGTTTTGCAGGGAGACAGGGTCATTATAACCTCCCGGCGGGGGGCCATTACGGCCCGGACCGCCATTACCGACAGGGTCCAGCAGGGACTCGTATTTATGCCCTTCCATTTTATTGAAAGCAACGTAAATGTCCTGACCAATCCTGCCCATGACCCGATCGCCCAGATCCCGGAGTTCAAGGTCTGTGCGGTCAAGCTTGAGAAGGCTGCCTGAGGGTTCACCTTTCCGCCGGGTCAATAAGGGAGATATGGGCAGATATGGCGCGTCTTCCCACATCTGACCCGGCAGTGTGATCCCCAAAGGCTCTACCTGAAGGGCGTATCCAAGAAACGCTTATAATGAAATCCCCACCCCTTTTCACAACCGGGGTTCGTTCAGACGTTACTTACAAGCCTGCCAAAAAAATGAGAAAAACTTTGCGGCGTTGCAGGCTTGTGTGAGATATTTACCCGGTGTGGCTGAGACGCATTCGGGAAAGGTAAAAGAGGCCGGCAAGATGAAATCCACTAAAATTCTGGTCATCGACGATGAAAGGGCCATCTGTGATGGATGTAAATTGGTACTCGCCGACGAGGGGTATGCAGTGGATACCTGCCAATGGGGTCGGAAAGGGTTGGATATCCTACTGGGCGGCGGATACGATGTGACCCTGTTGGACATGAAACTCCCTGATATGGATGGGTTGGAGATCATCCAGACCCTCAGGAGGGAACGACCGGGTGTCTATATAATTGTGATGACCGGTTACTCCAGCGTGGAAAATGCGGTGGAAGCCATGAAATCGGGCGCATTCGACTATCTTTCCAAGCCTTTCGCAGATGATGAGCTGCTGATTGCCGTGGAAAAGGCCGTTGAAAACAAGCGGCTTAAAGATGAGAATCGATACCTGCGCCAGCAGCTTGTCGACCGGGGCGAGTTTCGGGACATCATCGGTGAAAATCCTCATATCCTGAAATTATTTGAAGACCTGAAAAAGGTGGCGCCGACCGACAGCACCGTGCTGATCTGCGGGGAGACGGGAACGGGCAAGGAGCTTTTTGCCAAGGCCATACATGCCCATAGCAAACGGGCGGACCGCGCGTTTATTGCGGTGGACTGCAGCACCTTTGCCCCATCCCTCCTGGAAAGCGAGTTGTTCGGACATGTCAAAGGGGCCTTTACCGGCGCAGTAAAGGATAAGGCCGGGGTCTTTGAGGCGGCCGACGGCGGCACCTTCTTCCTGGATGAGGTGGCCAATCTGGATCTGAGTATTCAGGGCAAACTCTTGCGGGCC from Deltaproteobacteria bacterium encodes:
- a CDS encoding CoB--CoM heterodisulfide reductase iron-sulfur subunit A family protein, whose amino-acid sequence is MSGKKPQADELRIGVFICDCGSNIAGHLDCASVTDYASNLPGVVYAKENLYTCSEAGIGEIQKGIKEQNLNRVVVASCSPRTHQPLFQNSCAAAQLNPYLFEMVNIRDQCSWVHMQEREDATLKAKDLVRMGVSKAAFLEPQQDIEASLIPRVLVIGGGVAGLSAAGSLADMGLEVVLVEKETEAGGLLRQINRLAPHGEKAADRVLQMTESIKANPNATLYLGSRVEEVGGYIGNFEITIRPDGGDAIHEKVGCIVVATGAVPLKPEGLYGYDGAGVVTQMELEQRLLSGAMDARRVVMIQCVGARSPEREYCSRICCRTAVKNARLIKEQNPEADVHILYRDMQMYGTENEQMLWDARGEGVRFDVFSPDRPPMVAEDRVRFYRPLTGEMTEIPCDLVVLSTPLVPREGAQALSQLLRVPVDQNGFFLEAHAKLRPLDFATDGIFVCGSARYPANVEEAVSQGLGASSRIATILFKDKLITSAIVAEIDPESCVGCMGCMEMCPYEAITYLPEKNICEVNTVLCKGCGCCAATCPSQSARLKGFKPEQLLAQIRAV
- a CDS encoding hydrogenase iron-sulfur subunit, with translation MTENSFEPKIICFLCTWUAYAAADLAGVSRLQYPTNIRTVRVMCSASVSPHHILRAFQQGVDGVFVGGUHLGECHYLYGNYATDKRIRFLRKLLGFSGIEEDRLRARWISSAEGPEFAEEIRDFVETLRGLGPSPVKEVESRLKTALAA
- a CDS encoding 4Fe-4S dicluster domain-containing protein — translated: MIEKVKERVRDLLASGEVQGFLGLSNKYGNTGPHLFCDGEDLDNLVIGDWRAPGDARYSLNKQLIHIARKHPEHVFGVLVRGCDERGLKVLYTWNQLNPEKVVPVGIACVQELAEACECSKPFPDELVAGEKADGCIAESVARLDALDVAGRFDAWLKEFSKCIKCYGCRDVCPMCFCNDCTLEDDGLVSSGAIPPEIPMFHLTRAVHMVGRCIDCGLCNEACPADIPLRTLYKKVADIVDEEFHYRPGQELHAKSPFNILMQPSSTD
- the fdhF gene encoding formate dehydrogenase subunit alpha yields the protein MDYRTVLTTCTYCGCGCNFYLEVLDGQVIDTIPCKTHPVNEGKLCIKGWNVHEFIQSPRRLTRPLLRKDGVLKEVDWDEAIDYTASRLKAIKEADGADSIAFLTSAKVTNEENYLLQKFARAGVGTNSVDHCARLUHSSTVAGLAAAFGSGAMTNSISEIEDADCVFIIGSNTTSSHPLVATRIFRAKKKGARIIVADPRTIQLSSLADITVRHKLGTDVALLNGIMHVILEKGWHNLSFIQERTEEFEAFSKVIKDYPPEKAAEITGVAAEDILRMAELYAKAETASIVYCMGITQHTTGVDNVKTLANLAMLTGNVGRESTGVNPLRGQNNVQGACDMGGLPNVYPGYQPVNMVDIQKKFESAWNAALSDKVGRTVPQMLTGLADGSVKALYVMGENPIQSDPDTEHVKKALEAAELLIVQDIFLTPTAELAHVVLPGTSFAEKDGTFSNTERRVMRVRQAVDPVGDSRPDWRIIQEVSNRFGYPMNYASPEAVMQEIASLTPSYGGITYDRLEGEGLQWPCPHADHPGTRYLHEGVFSRGKGLFHPIEYRPPAEIVDEEFPLWLSTGRVFAHYHTATMTRNSPSLDAEIREGFLEVHPEDADKLGVLQGDRVIITSRRGAITARTAITDRVQQGLVFMPFHFIESNVNVLTNPAHDPIAQIPEFKVCAVKLEKAA
- a CDS encoding sigma-54 dependent transcriptional regulator — encoded protein: MKSTKILVIDDERAICDGCKLVLADEGYAVDTCQWGRKGLDILLGGGYDVTLLDMKLPDMDGLEIIQTLRRERPGVYIIVMTGYSSVENAVEAMKSGAFDYLSKPFADDELLIAVEKAVENKRLKDENRYLRQQLVDRGEFRDIIGENPHILKLFEDLKKVAPTDSTVLICGETGTGKELFAKAIHAHSKRADRAFIAVDCSTFAPSLLESELFGHVKGAFTGAVKDKAGVFEAADGGTFFLDEVANLDLSIQGKLLRAMETQEFKPVGGSHTKLSDVRIISATNRDLKTMVDQGTFREDLFYRLNIFPLFIPPLRERRDDIPRLLYHFLSVYCRATGKRIDGFSDDALEMLTSYDWPGNVRQLRNTVERLVILADERILDNRSLTDNWETKGPSVRDGIPETLEELRSVKKDLLENRFGQIERAFLQQALLAEKGNITQAAGRVGMQRSNFSALMKKHHLSTVPPKSASTEDPSGK